The Erinaceus europaeus chromosome 4, mEriEur2.1, whole genome shotgun sequence genomic sequence CTGGCATTTTGTGGTTCTGTCACAACCTCAGAGCAAAACCACCTGGCAACTCCAGCAGGTCACCTCCATCTGCTGGCTTGCTCTGCAGCTCCCTAGGTCTGGAAAAAGTCCCCCAGCAGCCAGGCCACAGTGGGTGCACCCCACCTAAGAGCTGTGACCATACCCCCCAAAGtcctgccccctcccaccccaggggGCTCAGCTATACAGAGGCCCCTCCAggcactcctgtgagagtgccaGAATGGGGGCTCCCAGTTAACCTAGGCTGCCTGGCTGGCACTGCTCCCAGCCTACTCCCCACGCTGACCCCCTCTTCTGGTAGGGTTCCCCCAGCTCACCCAGCCAAAGTCCCTGAAACACAAACGCTGggtttattgggggctgggtgcctCGGGTCCAGGCTCACCTGTCCCTGCGGGAGCCTCAGTGTCCTAGGAGCCTCGGGGCCCCACAAGGTCCCCATGTGCGTCCCCCACCCGCCCCGTCTCTTATTCCTTCACTAGCCGGTAGATGTGGTGCTGGGCGCCATGCTCACTGGCTGACACCTCGAAGACGAAGGCCAAGCACAGCAAGGTCTCCTCAGTGTCCCTGTTGATGACCACCTGCGGGAAGAGGCATGGGGCAGGGGTCAGGTCACGGGGGCGGGGTCAGGTCCAGCTCCTAGGGGTGGGGTCcaaggcctgggggtgggggtcaaggTCAGCTCTGGGGGCGTGTTCAGGGTCAACTCCTGAGTGCAGGGTCAGGGCCTGGGCCTGGGGGTGCAGGGCAGCCCCGCTCCCCCATCCTGCacacctgcaggatggtgaagttCTCCAGCACGCTGTTCATCATGTACTTCTCAGGCAAGTGCTTGAGCTTGTGGATGAAGTTGATCATGTACTCGCACAGCGGGGAGCGGTGGATGCGGTACAAGTAGCGGCCATTCTCGTAGCGGGCGAACTCGGTCTGCAGAAGGGTGGTGGGCTCAGGATGACCCAGGGGTCTCCACCCCCTCATCCTGAACAGCAATGGCTCTgagattctttttgtttgtttttgtttttatcagagcacagctcagctctctggtttatgatggtgtggggggttgaacctgagaggccttggagcctcaggcaagagtcactttgcataaccattatgctatctcctcttgaggttctttttaaatttactgatgggagaccaggcggtggtgccatctggattaagcacacacattacagtgtgtaaggacccaggttcaagcccctgcttctcagctgcaggggggaagcagggctgcaggtgtctctttgtctctttccctcctttctacctcctcctcccttctcaatttctgtctctgtctaataataaataaaaatataatattaaaaagttGACTGATGGGGAGCGGACCAGATCATCACTCCAACATGTGTGAGGCTggctgtgatccgggaggtggcgcagtgataagactttggactctcaagcatgtgtgaGGCTGGGGGTCAAACCTagggtctttctctttttctttctgatagagacagacgtagagagagatagacagaccaggcaccaaagcttccttccatgcagtgggggttgggcttgaacctgggtctcacacacggcaaagcagcacactgtcccgGTGAGTCATCTCACTGGCTGTGAAACAACTCTCTCCTGACCATGAGGAGCAGAGAAAGTATGAAGGAGTTTGGAGACTGCCTCTGCTGCTCTTGTGTGGAGGCAGAAATTGCACCCAGGGCCTTATGCGTGAAAGGacagtgctctaccactgaggcCCTTCTGGCTttgtccctttctcccttccttctctcccttccttccttccttcttttctctatgCCATccacccatccttccttccttccttccttcttttctgagaagaacaagagcatcactgtggcacatgtgatgctggacgtcaaactcaagaccttgtgcctgagaatccaatgtttccccactgcgtcacctcctaggctgctacaccttcttccctccctcccccatccacccagagcactgcttagttctggctgatggtgttgccgggaactgaactcgggacctcaatcTCCAGGTATGAAAGCCTTTGTGTATCAGCACCGTGCTGTCGTCTGAGCCCTCACATATGCATGTAAACCAGTGAGGTCTGGGTCACATCATGCAGCCAGCTGCAACAAGGACAACTCCCCAGCCGCCAATATCGCCTCTAGTGATACGATTACTGACCGGAGACTGGGCGAAGGGGAATGGGGATGCCAATCGTGCATCCATCCACAATCATGAAAGTTGAATGGCAAAGGGGCCAGaaggtggagcatctggttaagcacacacattacagtgtgcaaggattcaggttcaagcccctgctccctacctgcaggggggaagcttcacaagtggtgacgcagggctgcaggtgtctgtctcctcccttctttctccccagcccccaccaatttctctgtatttctatccaataataaataaattaaatattcttttaaaagttgAGTAAGTACTCATGActggggcagaaaaaaaaaatctactgggaATAGTGGAGGCTTGCAAGGACTGAGCCCAAGAGATAATtctagtggcaataataataatagtaacaagtcAGATACTTCTGAAGGCTTGGCTGAGACTGCTCTGGGAGCTGCTGAGAACAAGGCTGAGCGCAGCGGGGAACAATAGGAGGTCACTTACCTCCACTTTCTCCACCACCTGTTTGCCGAAGGAGCAGACCTTGGTGGAGCAGGTGATGATCATGTTCTCGCGACTTTCATACTGGCTGGAGACCCCGTAGAAGGAGCTGCCTTCCTCCCCAAGGTTGATGTTGAGGTCTGCCTAGAGGGACAAGGAGAGCCAAGAAATGATGGGGGAGCTGAGGagttcctgtggggtgggggcttgggCACCTCTGGGGCCACAGTTGGGTCCTAGGGCCAGGAAGCAGAGGGGCTGTGtccggaaattgtgaggatgtggtagataagagcctggcagggcttgacctgaggagtgcctctatcctgtcagtctctctctctactgaaaggttgagcaaggagggacaggagtaaccccaaaggtttaccttctcttatcagactccctgcctcacaaagcaccctgcattcctgatactatgcccTGCTCCCttactatctacataatcattgttttgcctgaaagattcccattccattcctttgatctatcttctttctaccctcaagaccctccctgcctgcagggtattattatttatcctaccagttaaaaccaacagttgctaaggaagttacctttcccagcccccttttgcctttctccggccctttccaaaccatgtcaagccatttccgttttgacttgccacttccatttcgacttgccacttccgggtccgacctttaaaagcctgggctccctgatcaataaattgaattgccttgccaccacgagctctgttcatgagtcatctgcctcacgtcactgagtgagtagcagcccaggctggctccagtcatgttctctccaacccacagAGTATGTTccctggaagaggcacccccatgctagcctggcaggaCTGAAAAAGGACAGGGAAAGCCAGCTCATGGAAAGCCTCCACCCTGTTCACATCCGGTCTGGTGTGAAATCGAGCTGTGCTGCAGCTGCCGGGGCTcccatggtagagcacacacattgccctgtgcaaggacccaggtacagcCCTAGGCCACCACCGGGGAGTCtgcaagaggaagaggaagcttcATCGGTGATGGGAGCTTTTCTatggtctctccccttctctagactaaaaaaaagaaacacattttttctttttaaaaatttcatttttcgggagttgggcagtagtgcagcgggttaatcgcaggtggcgcaaagcgcaaggactgacataaggatcacggttccaacccctggctccccacctg encodes the following:
- the TEAD4 gene encoding transcriptional enhancer factor TEF-3 isoform X3, whose product is MKPFSQHTCPLQPPLPLPGAVPSPPAPPWQGRSVASSKLWMLEFSAFLEQQRDPDTYNKHLFVHIGQPCPGYSDSCLEAVDIRQIYDKFPEKKGGLKELFEHGPANAFFLVKFWADLNINLGEEGSSFYGVSSQYESRENMIITCSTKVCSFGKQVVEKVETEFARYENGRYLYRIHRSPLCEYMINFIHKLKHLPEKYMMNSVLENFTILQVVINRDTEETLLCLAFVFEVSASEHGAQHHIYRLVKE
- the TEAD4 gene encoding transcriptional enhancer factor TEF-3 isoform X2, which codes for MKPFSQHTCPLQPPLPLPVSESPAGAVPSPPAPPWQGRSVASSKLWMLEFSAFLEQQRDPDTYNKHLFVHIGQPCPGYSDSCLEAVDIRQIYDKFPEKKGGLKELFEHGPANAFFLVKFWADLNINLGEEGSSFYGVSSQYESRENMIITCSTKVCSFGKQVVEKVETEFARYENGRYLYRIHRSPLCEYMINFIHKLKHLPEKYMMNSVLENFTILQVVINRDTEETLLCLAFVFEVSASEHGAQHHIYRLVKE